A segment of the Bdellovibrio bacteriovorus genome:
GACCGCTCCGTGGTACGCCAGGCGGTGGTGCCGGAGAAAATGAAACTGCCCGAGGATGAAACTTTGGCGCGCTTTCTGTCTGAGCAAAAACAGCGCGTGAAAGAAGAAACTCAGGCGGCAAAATCCGGTATGACCCAAAACCGCAGCAACCGTGAAAGTGCGGTGAACAAACCCGAGTCCGCCCCGCCAAAAGTGGCTGAACAGAAAAAACAGCAGCACAACACCGAGGATGTCGACAAAGACGGCTATCGCAATGTGGATATTTCCAAAGAACTGGCCGAAATGAAACGCTACAATGACGGCTTTTCTTCCGTCGGCGAATCCCTGCCCACCGATGTGAAGGTCGGCTCATTCACCGCCCTGAACACAGACCGATATCTGTTTTATACTTTTTATGCCAGAGTGGAAGAGCTGATCCGCTACCGCTGGGAAACCCGCGTGCAGCAGGCCATCGATCAGTTCGATCGCATTGATCGCATCAACGCCGGGAACCGCAACTGGGTGACTCAGGCTGAATTTATTCTGGATCGCAACGGCAATCTGCGTTCGGCATTGATTATGAAAAGCTCAGGAATCAAAAACTTTGATATGGCGGCGGTGAATGCCTTCAAGGAAGCCCGCATCTTCCCGAATCCGCCGCAAGAGATGTTGAAAGAGGATGGCTACATTCACCTCGTGTTTTCTTTCACTGTGCGCTACAGCCCACCAGCTCTGGTGAACCGCAACTAAAGATCACGACTAAGGCTTGTCGCTCATTCCAACCCGGCCAACCATCGGCAGCTTCAATGCCGGTCGCATGAAATCAACCCCGAAGTTCAGGCCCAGCAGATTCAGCTCAACACCCTCGCCCAAGCCCACAGTCAGCCCCAGCATTCCAAACAAGGAAAACTGCACGCCGGTCTTGGATTCACTCCAGCCGACAATGTCCGCCTGATTGATCCAGTCCTTGCCGATAGCGTGCGGAGGAAGTTCCACCTTCAGTTCCGGCACGTTGCGGATGATATGGGAAATAAAGGTGTTGCTGTTCGGGCCCGGATAAGCGCGGTAAGTGTTTTTGTAGGCATAATCGCGCGCCAGCTTGTCGATTTGCGGAATGGCAGCTTCCGCCTCGGCACCCCGCAGGTCTTCGATCAGTTCGGGCTTGGCACCAAACCAGTGACGATCCGGAATGTCCGCCTCGATGCGAACAGCCTCCAAACCTCTTTTCACTCGCCACCCGATCACGTGATAGGTCCTATAGTGATCGGCATCTTTGGCCTTGGTCGCGATCCAGGAATGAACGGCAAAGTAGCCACGCCAACTGACCGTGCGGGCCGCATACACCTGAACCACGGCGCCTTTTTCTTCCTGAGGGGTTGGCGCCAGATGTG
Coding sequences within it:
- a CDS encoding DUF3750 domain-containing protein; its protein translation is MKFIGSFIAFMLLGFQSQAQDWRTATRDSAHLAPTPQEEKGAVVQVYAARTVSWRGYFAVHSWIATKAKDADHYRTYHVIGWRVKRGLEAVRIEADIPDRHWFGAKPELIEDLRGAEAEAAIPQIDKLARDYAYKNTYRAYPGPNSNTFISHIIRNVPELKVELPPHAIGKDWINQADIVGWSESKTGVQFSLFGMLGLTVGLGEGVELNLLGLNFGVDFMRPALKLPMVGRVGMSDKP
- a CDS encoding energy transducer TonB family protein; this translates as MAVIRAILCSFMFHFLVIVGLIWLAPKLQLPEPEVIEVTLSDEQKIFNALKPKDRSVVRQAVVPEKMKLPEDETLARFLSEQKQRVKEETQAAKSGMTQNRSNRESAVNKPESAPPKVAEQKKQQHNTEDVDKDGYRNVDISKELAEMKRYNDGFSSVGESLPTDVKVGSFTALNTDRYLFYTFYARVEELIRYRWETRVQQAIDQFDRIDRINAGNRNWVTQAEFILDRNGNLRSALIMKSSGIKNFDMAAVNAFKEARIFPNPPQEMLKEDGYIHLVFSFTVRYSPPALVNRN